In the Ruminococcus sp. OA3 genome, one interval contains:
- the proS gene encoding proline--tRNA ligase, with the protein MAKEKKLVEAITSMEEDFAQWYTDIVKKAELIDYTSVKGCMVIKPAGYAIWENIQHELDRRFKETGVENVYLPMFIPESLLQKEKDHVEGFAPEVAWVTHGGLEPLQERLCVRPTSETLFCDLYAKDVHSHRDLPKLYNQWCSVVRWEKTTRPFLRSREFLWQEGHTAHATAKEAEERTIMMLNVYADFCEEVLAIPVIKGRKTDKEKFAGAEATYTIESLMHDGKALQSGTSHNFGDGFAQAFGIQYADKDNQLKYVHQTSWGMTTRMIGAIIMVHGDNSGLVLPPRIAPVQVMVIPIQQKKEGVLDMADKVCSSLRASGVRARLDDSDKSPGWKFSEQEMRGIPVRIELGPKDIENGQAVLVRRDTREKTVVALDEAAAKAQELLVTIQKDMLDRAREHRDSHTYVAQDYESFRKTIEEKPGFVKAMWCGCQECEEKIKEETQATSRCIPFEQEQIADTCVCCGKPAVKMVYWGKAY; encoded by the coding sequence TACTTCCATGGAGGAAGATTTTGCGCAGTGGTATACGGATATTGTAAAAAAGGCAGAGCTGATTGACTATACAAGCGTAAAAGGCTGTATGGTAATCAAACCGGCTGGATATGCGATCTGGGAAAATATTCAGCATGAGCTTGACAGACGGTTTAAAGAGACGGGAGTTGAGAATGTATATCTTCCGATGTTTATTCCTGAAAGCCTTCTGCAAAAAGAAAAGGACCATGTGGAAGGCTTTGCGCCTGAGGTTGCATGGGTGACACACGGCGGACTGGAACCGCTTCAGGAGCGTCTCTGTGTCAGGCCGACTTCCGAGACATTGTTCTGTGACCTGTACGCCAAGGATGTCCATTCTCACAGGGATCTTCCGAAGCTGTACAATCAGTGGTGCTCTGTTGTGCGCTGGGAAAAGACGACGAGACCGTTCCTCCGCTCCAGAGAATTCTTATGGCAGGAAGGCCATACTGCACATGCAACGGCAAAAGAGGCAGAAGAACGTACGATCATGATGCTGAATGTGTATGCAGATTTCTGCGAGGAAGTGCTGGCTATTCCTGTGATCAAAGGAAGAAAGACGGATAAGGAAAAGTTTGCCGGGGCAGAGGCAACGTATACAATTGAATCCCTGATGCATGATGGTAAGGCACTCCAGTCCGGAACCAGTCATAACTTTGGGGATGGGTTTGCACAGGCATTCGGTATCCAGTATGCCGATAAAGATAACCAGTTGAAATACGTACATCAGACCTCATGGGGCATGACGACTCGTATGATCGGAGCTATCATTATGGTACATGGAGACAACAGCGGACTGGTATTGCCTCCGCGCATTGCACCCGTGCAGGTAATGGTCATTCCGATCCAGCAGAAAAAAGAAGGCGTTCTGGATATGGCGGACAAAGTCTGCAGCAGTCTGAGGGCATCGGGTGTTCGAGCACGACTGGATGATTCGGATAAGAGCCCGGGCTGGAAATTCTCAGAGCAGGAAATGAGAGGAATACCAGTGCGTATCGAGCTGGGACCGAAGGATATAGAAAATGGTCAGGCTGTGCTGGTTCGCCGTGATACAAGAGAAAAGACTGTTGTGGCACTTGACGAGGCTGCAGCAAAAGCACAGGAACTGCTCGTGACGATTCAGAAGGATATGCTGGACAGAGCGAGGGAACACCGTGATTCCCATACCTACGTGGCACAGGATTATGAAAGCTTCCGGAAAACAATTGAAGAGAAACCGGGGTTTGTTAAGGCTATGTGGTGCGGCTGCCAGGAATGTGAGGAAAAGATCAAAGAGGAGACACAGGCAACGTCCAGATGCATACCGTTTGAGCAGGAACAGATCGCTGATACCTGTGTCTGCTGTGGAAAACCGGCAGTGAAGATGGTGTACTGGGGTAAAGCATATTAA